The following coding sequences are from one candidate division KSB1 bacterium window:
- the trxA gene encoding thioredoxin, whose translation MAGQVLELTDDNFDREVLQSEVPVLVDMWAVWCGPCKLIAPHVEAIAKEYAGRVKVGKLNVDHHRQTAIKYGIRSIPTLLIFKNGRVVDQIVGAVRKELIAEHLDRVLVD comes from the coding sequence ATGGCAGGTCAAGTCCTGGAACTGACCGATGACAACTTTGACCGGGAGGTTCTGCAGTCTGAAGTGCCTGTACTGGTAGACATGTGGGCAGTGTGGTGTGGGCCCTGTAAGCTGATCGCACCGCACGTGGAGGCCATCGCCAAGGAGTATGCGGGCAGGGTCAAGGTGGGGAAACTTAACGTGGACCACCATCGCCAGACGGCGATAAAATACGGCATCCGGAGCATACCGACGCTGTTGATCTTCAAGAACGGGCGGGTGGTGGATCAGATTGTCGGTGCGGTGCGGAAGGAGCTGATTGCGGAGCACCTGGACCGCGTCCTCGTGGATTAA
- a CDS encoding KamA family radical SAM protein, translated as MSAGVRGPCDPQPELGTPDHVLHVRSHAETWPPSDSPEWRDWRWQLRNAVTRPEQLAELGLLSWEEAERLQPVVRVYPMRVVPYYLSLIDWGDPRDPLRLQALPAAEELVIDPRLVRDPLEEERHSPLPGVVHRYPDRVLLITNTFCPVLCRHCTRKRLMAGRPLYASRSHLEQAIAYIASHPQVHDVLISGGNPLSLSPRRLDWLLRELAALPHVEVIRIGSREPATLPQRVLDPELQEVLRRHRRKLWLNTQFNHPRELTELAAEALDSLLSLGIPVNNQTVLLRGVNDSEEVLYELFRGLLRLKVRPYYLLHADPTQGTSHFRTSVFRGMELVESLRGRLSGLGIPVYVVDSPRLGKLPIVPTYACQGPEGYLELRKGSAPTVLYPDGERGTSP; from the coding sequence ATGTCCGCTGGCGTGCGGGGGCCGTGCGATCCTCAGCCTGAGCTCGGCACACCGGACCATGTGCTGCACGTCCGAAGCCACGCGGAGACCTGGCCTCCTTCCGATTCTCCGGAATGGCGCGACTGGCGATGGCAGCTCCGCAACGCCGTGACCCGGCCCGAGCAGCTCGCGGAACTCGGCCTGTTGAGCTGGGAGGAGGCGGAAAGGCTTCAGCCGGTCGTCCGTGTCTACCCGATGCGGGTGGTCCCGTATTACCTCTCCCTCATCGATTGGGGAGATCCCCGCGATCCCCTTCGTCTGCAGGCACTGCCCGCAGCGGAGGAGCTGGTCATCGATCCGCGGCTGGTGAGGGATCCCCTGGAAGAGGAGCGCCACTCGCCCCTGCCGGGGGTTGTGCACCGGTATCCGGACCGAGTGCTCCTCATCACCAACACCTTCTGCCCCGTCCTGTGCCGCCACTGTACCCGCAAGCGCCTCATGGCGGGCAGGCCCCTCTACGCTTCCCGCAGTCATCTGGAGCAAGCGATCGCTTACATCGCCAGTCACCCGCAGGTCCATGACGTGCTGATTTCCGGAGGGAACCCCCTCTCCCTCTCCCCACGGCGCCTCGACTGGCTGCTACGGGAGCTTGCGGCTCTCCCCCACGTGGAGGTGATTCGCATCGGCTCTCGAGAGCCAGCGACGTTGCCTCAGCGGGTGCTCGATCCGGAGCTACAGGAGGTGCTCCGCCGTCACCGGCGGAAGCTGTGGCTGAACACCCAGTTCAACCACCCGCGCGAGCTGACCGAGCTGGCGGCGGAAGCCCTCGACTCCCTCTTGAGCCTGGGCATCCCTGTGAATAACCAGACGGTGCTCCTGCGCGGGGTCAACGACTCGGAGGAAGTCCTGTACGAACTCTTCAGGGGTCTTTTGCGCCTGAAGGTGCGCCCCTACTACCTCCTCCATGCCGATCCGACGCAGGGCACCTCCCATTTCCGAACCTCCGTCTTTCGGGGAATGGAGCTGGTGGAGTCTCTCCGGGGTCGCCTATCCGGGCTGGGAATCCCCGTGTACGTGGTCGACAGTCCGAGGCTCGGCAAGCTGCCCATCGTCCCGACCTACGCGTGCCAGGGCCCAGAAGGCTACCTGGAGCTGCGAAAGGGATCCGCCCCCACCGTGCTCTACCCGGACGGTGAGCGTGGGACGAGTCCGTGA
- a CDS encoding VOC family protein, with the protein MRIRYCSLYVKDQERALQFYTHVLGFRVKQDSPAGPYRWLTLVSPEEPDGPELVLEPAAHPIALQYQEALYAEGIPSTALLVEDLRAEWDRLRQAGVRFRSEPQQLPQGPRIALFDDTCGNWIQLVEP; encoded by the coding sequence ATGCGAATTCGCTACTGCAGTCTCTACGTGAAGGATCAGGAGCGGGCTCTCCAGTTCTACACGCACGTCCTGGGCTTTCGGGTCAAGCAGGATAGCCCGGCCGGACCTTACCGCTGGCTCACCCTTGTCTCGCCCGAGGAGCCTGACGGGCCGGAGCTTGTGTTGGAGCCCGCCGCCCATCCCATCGCCCTGCAGTACCAGGAAGCCCTGTACGCGGAGGGGATCCCATCCACTGCTCTCCTTGTCGAGGACCTGAGGGCGGAGTGGGATCGACTGCGGCAGGCGGGCGTACGGTTTCGCAGCGAGCCCCAGCAGCTCCCACAGGGCCCACGGATCGCCCTGTTCGATGATACCTGCGGCAACTGGATCCAGCTTGTGGAGCCGTGA
- a CDS encoding outer membrane lipoprotein-sorting protein, with amino-acid sequence MVTHRRAMLFVLGVLIYGHAFPQSPEEIVRRAEEAIKGKTCHGLFTMKVATPDFQRTLRMESWWVGNEKALITILAPAREAGNRTLKVGREIWMYLRNTETTIKIPPSMMLQSWNGSDYTYDDLVRESDLVRDYHISIAGNDTLDGVATWKLALLPRPEAPVVWGKVLYWVRKPDYLPARVEYFDEEGELVRTMIFQEFKALGGRKIPSRWTMRNQRKPGHYTEITIESIEFDIRIPDRVFSFRELER; translated from the coding sequence ATGGTCACTCATCGCAGAGCAATGCTTTTCGTCCTCGGGGTACTGATTTACGGCCACGCCTTCCCGCAATCGCCAGAGGAGATCGTGCGTCGTGCCGAGGAGGCCATTAAGGGAAAAACCTGCCACGGGCTCTTCACCATGAAGGTGGCCACACCGGACTTTCAGCGTACGCTCAGAATGGAGAGCTGGTGGGTCGGCAATGAGAAGGCTCTCATCACGATCCTTGCCCCGGCACGGGAAGCGGGCAACCGCACGCTGAAGGTGGGTCGGGAGATCTGGATGTACCTCAGGAACACGGAGACCACCATCAAGATCCCGCCCTCGATGATGCTGCAGTCCTGGAACGGCTCGGATTACACCTACGACGATCTGGTCCGCGAGTCGGATCTGGTGCGCGATTACCACATTTCGATCGCCGGAAACGACACCCTCGACGGCGTCGCTACGTGGAAGCTCGCCCTCTTGCCGCGTCCTGAGGCTCCGGTTGTGTGGGGCAAGGTCCTCTACTGGGTGCGCAAACCAGACTACCTGCCCGCTCGCGTGGAGTACTTTGATGAGGAGGGTGAGCTGGTCCGCACGATGATCTTCCAGGAGTTCAAGGCGCTCGGGGGACGGAAGATTCCCTCTCGCTGGACCATGCGGAACCAGCGCAAACCGGGCCATTACACAGAAATCACCATCGAGAGCATCGAGTTCGACATCCGGATCCCGGACCGGGTCTTCTCCTTCCGTGAACTCGAGAGGTAG
- a CDS encoding ABC transporter permease, with product MGLLLKLAWRNVMRNRRRSAITTGAVAFALMLTIAMRGMQRGTYELNIRNVARLYTGYLQVQAPGYQENPTLRNSFPYTREVRRVLDAEPLVTGHAPRVYADGLLSYRDNSFGVMILGLDPQAENEVTDLLKRIRQGRAPAEGQEYEILVGQKLLQNLQAQLGDSLVLLVQGYDGSLRDAFCRIVGVLRTGSEPMDRATVIMPIRQAQELLGLEDRVSTVVVSLDRLEDLEPARRRLEPALRPPKLRVLSWEEVMPSFKQMIQFDNAQGILFLAILIVAVGFGILNSVIMSVTERFREFGIVLALGMPQHKLVAVVALEILFVLLFGVAAGNVLGGVVNWYLVHNPIEFTGTLGAYTEEFGWLPILTSSLRARVFLHSTLAIVLATFGASLYPLLKVAKLEPLKGIRYT from the coding sequence ATGGGCTTGCTCCTCAAACTGGCATGGCGCAACGTCATGCGCAACCGGCGCCGGTCGGCGATCACCACGGGGGCCGTGGCCTTCGCGCTGATGCTGACCATCGCCATGCGAGGCATGCAGCGCGGCACGTACGAGCTGAACATTCGCAACGTGGCTCGTCTCTACACCGGCTACCTGCAGGTGCAAGCCCCCGGCTACCAGGAAAATCCGACGTTGCGCAACAGCTTTCCTTACACGCGTGAAGTGCGCCGCGTTCTCGATGCCGAGCCCCTCGTGACCGGCCATGCCCCGCGCGTATACGCGGACGGCCTGCTGAGCTACCGGGACAACTCCTTCGGCGTGATGATCCTCGGTCTGGACCCTCAGGCAGAAAACGAAGTCACGGACCTCCTGAAGCGCATCCGTCAGGGACGGGCTCCCGCTGAGGGCCAGGAGTACGAAATCCTCGTCGGCCAGAAGCTTCTGCAGAATCTCCAAGCGCAGCTCGGAGATTCCCTGGTCCTGCTGGTACAGGGTTACGACGGCTCTCTGCGCGACGCCTTTTGCCGCATTGTGGGTGTCCTCCGCACCGGCTCCGAACCGATGGATCGGGCTACCGTGATCATGCCCATCCGCCAGGCCCAGGAGCTCTTGGGCCTTGAAGACCGGGTGAGTACTGTGGTCGTCTCCCTGGACAGACTGGAGGATCTTGAGCCTGCGCGCCGCCGCCTGGAACCTGCCCTGCGCCCCCCAAAGCTCCGTGTCCTGAGCTGGGAGGAGGTCATGCCCTCGTTCAAACAGATGATCCAGTTCGATAACGCCCAGGGGATCCTGTTTCTGGCCATTCTCATCGTCGCGGTGGGTTTCGGGATCCTGAACAGTGTGATCATGAGCGTCACGGAGAGGTTCAGAGAATTCGGCATCGTTCTGGCCCTTGGCATGCCGCAGCACAAGCTGGTAGCCGTCGTGGCGCTTGAAATCCTCTTTGTCCTCCTCTTCGGAGTCGCGGCGGGGAACGTCCTCGGGGGCGTCGTAAACTGGTACCTGGTGCACAATCCGATCGAGTTCACGGGCACGCTCGGTGCCTATACGGAGGAATTTGGCTGGCTACCGATCCTGACCTCCTCCCTCCGGGCGCGTGTCTTCCTCCATTCTACGCTTGCCATTGTCTTGGCTACGTTTGGGGCAAGCCTCTACCCGCTGTTGAAGGTGGCCAAGCTTGAACCTCTCAAAGGCATAAGGTACACGTGA
- a CDS encoding FtsX-like permease family protein, with the protein MLWRIAWRNLWRNRRRSIIILSSIVVATVAMIVQDTLYRGLAFQMLRNQVGLHAGHLQIHTRGYQDNPVLEKAIDRPSRIDSVLRRCSEIVAYSQRAVSYGLVSSAYSSAGVSIVGIEPEKEEQITLISRLVREGRYLGGGDREILISRQLAEKLEVGLGDKLVAMATRLDGTVGSEVFRIVGLFETFDAEFDRAMVYTPLFTTARMLGLGERVCEFVVVLRDAKLASLVRDQLEPLLGPDFEVLTYKDLLPLVVYIIDTFDQFMYIYYAIIGIALIFGVVNTMLMAVFERIREIGVLKAIGMPDHKVFGMVVLEAAILGGLGTGLGSVLGYLFYLPLSRTGINLAAFAQGLSGMGVGSVIYPVFHPGALVNTFLSIPLFATLGAIYPALKAVRFEPIAAMRYV; encoded by the coding sequence ATGCTCTGGCGAATTGCCTGGCGTAATCTCTGGCGCAACCGTCGGCGCTCGATCATCATCCTCAGCTCGATCGTGGTGGCCACAGTGGCCATGATCGTGCAGGACACCCTGTACCGGGGACTGGCCTTTCAGATGCTCCGCAATCAGGTCGGTCTGCACGCAGGCCATCTTCAGATTCACACCCGAGGCTACCAGGACAATCCCGTGCTGGAGAAAGCGATCGACCGCCCGAGCCGCATCGACTCCGTCCTGCGGAGATGCTCGGAGATCGTCGCCTACAGCCAGCGAGCCGTGAGCTATGGCCTTGTGAGCAGTGCCTACAGCTCAGCCGGTGTGAGCATCGTCGGGATCGAGCCGGAGAAGGAAGAGCAGATCACCCTTATCTCCCGGTTGGTCCGCGAGGGGCGCTATCTTGGCGGGGGTGACCGGGAGATCCTGATCAGCCGGCAGCTGGCGGAGAAGCTGGAAGTGGGATTGGGGGACAAACTTGTCGCAATGGCTACGCGCCTCGACGGGACTGTGGGCTCGGAGGTCTTTCGGATTGTCGGCCTTTTCGAGACCTTCGACGCGGAGTTCGACAGAGCGATGGTCTACACCCCGCTTTTCACCACTGCGCGGATGCTCGGTCTGGGAGAACGCGTGTGCGAGTTTGTGGTCGTGCTGCGCGACGCGAAGCTCGCCTCCCTGGTGCGCGACCAGCTCGAACCCCTTCTCGGACCCGACTTCGAGGTGCTCACGTACAAGGACTTGCTCCCGCTGGTGGTCTACATCATCGACACGTTCGACCAGTTCATGTACATCTACTACGCCATCATCGGCATTGCCCTCATCTTCGGGGTCGTGAACACCATGCTGATGGCCGTCTTCGAGCGCATCCGCGAAATTGGCGTCCTGAAGGCCATTGGCATGCCCGATCACAAAGTGTTTGGCATGGTCGTGCTGGAGGCGGCGATCCTCGGGGGCCTCGGTACAGGCCTCGGTTCGGTCCTTGGCTATCTCTTTTACCTCCCCCTCTCCCGCACGGGGATCAACCTCGCCGCCTTTGCGCAGGGGCTTTCCGGTATGGGCGTGGGCAGCGTCATCTACCCCGTGTTCCACCCCGGGGCGCTGGTCAACACGTTCCTCTCGATTCCGCTGTTCGCCACTCTGGGCGCCATCTATCCGGCCCTGAAAGCAGTGCGCTTCGAACCCATTGCCGCCATGCGGTACGTGTAG
- a CDS encoding ABC transporter ATP-binding protein, whose protein sequence is MEIIRTESLEKIYQDNAVPVHALRGVSLSIQQGEFTVIAGPSGSGKTTLLNLIGALDTPTRGKVYLEGEDLSQKSRKERARLRLRRIGFIFQAYNLIPVLTALENIELTMMLCGVPEKERRERALALMEEMGIRELAHKRPTEMSGGQQQRVAVARAIVNHPSIVLADEPTANLDSAMAQHLLDLMEEMNRRRRVTFLFASHDSKVIDRARRLLWLRDGQIASEEIRG, encoded by the coding sequence ATGGAGATCATCCGAACCGAATCTCTGGAGAAGATCTACCAGGACAATGCCGTGCCCGTACACGCCCTGCGGGGGGTTAGCCTCAGCATCCAGCAGGGCGAGTTTACGGTCATCGCTGGGCCTTCGGGCTCGGGCAAGACCACACTGCTGAATCTCATCGGTGCTCTCGACACCCCCACCCGCGGCAAAGTGTACCTTGAGGGCGAGGATCTGAGCCAGAAGAGCCGCAAGGAACGGGCTCGGCTTCGTTTGCGACGGATCGGCTTCATCTTCCAGGCTTACAACCTGATTCCCGTCCTTACCGCTCTGGAAAATATCGAGCTGACCATGATGCTGTGCGGCGTGCCCGAAAAGGAACGGAGAGAGCGCGCCCTGGCCCTGATGGAAGAAATGGGGATTCGGGAGCTGGCCCACAAGCGTCCCACGGAGATGAGCGGCGGGCAACAGCAAAGGGTAGCTGTCGCGCGGGCCATCGTCAACCATCCCAGCATCGTGCTTGCAGACGAACCCACCGCCAACCTGGACTCCGCCATGGCCCAGCATCTGCTCGATCTCATGGAAGAGATGAACCGCAGGCGTCGCGTCACCTTCCTGTTTGCCTCCCACGACAGTAAGGTGATCGATCGCGCGCGTCGGCTCCTGTGGCTGAGAGATGGGCAGATTGCGTCAGAAGAGATCCGGGGCTGA
- a CDS encoding AgmX/PglI C-terminal domain-containing protein has protein sequence MREKRISIAVCFLLVLGLLMALRFFQHRPSQKERPSSVSTGMEAPSQPVQGPSAPQAPARPRSIGAGSAPSQVPRQKTVRLRKGPEREPRLSSTGRIYSVAELVPAPLATIELPGVVERHEAMAALPKSQESTDRTPASVQAVMLHGARLLREAYRRQLRADPLLAGRLTVRLTVEPLGRVREVEVLDGDLVGTDFAAQAARLLHDLVFPATPERDGVEAYRQTFVFQPAE, from the coding sequence GTGAGGGAAAAGCGCATTTCCATCGCTGTCTGCTTTCTGCTCGTGTTGGGCCTCCTCATGGCCCTGCGATTCTTCCAACACCGGCCCTCGCAGAAGGAAAGACCAAGTTCTGTCAGCACGGGGATGGAAGCTCCTTCCCAGCCTGTGCAGGGACCCTCAGCGCCCCAGGCGCCTGCGCGCCCGCGATCGATCGGCGCGGGCAGTGCCCCTTCGCAGGTCCCTCGCCAGAAAACGGTCCGGCTGAGAAAGGGTCCCGAGCGGGAGCCGAGGCTGTCCTCCACGGGCCGCATCTACTCGGTGGCCGAGCTTGTGCCTGCGCCCCTGGCCACGATCGAGCTCCCAGGGGTCGTAGAGCGGCACGAAGCGATGGCCGCTCTGCCCAAATCGCAAGAGTCCACGGACCGAACACCTGCTTCGGTTCAGGCCGTCATGCTGCACGGCGCCCGGCTGCTGCGCGAAGCCTATCGGCGTCAACTTCGGGCCGACCCGCTTCTTGCAGGGAGGCTTACGGTGCGCCTTACGGTGGAACCGCTGGGCCGGGTGAGGGAGGTCGAGGTCCTGGACGGCGACCTTGTGGGGACGGACTTCGCCGCCCAAGCGGCCCGCTTGCTTCACGATCTCGTGTTTCCCGCCACTCCGGAGCGGGACGGGGTCGAAGCGTACCGCCAGACCTTCGTCTTTCAGCCTGCAGAGTAG
- a CDS encoding alpha/beta fold hydrolase: MRRYVLAIRILLLAAALTTLQRAPRASAGDPNKERREQFLQQLLRILPSSPSWEDWLRSTGELPPDFDALESCADLPDPLVRRVGEGEVRVSREMWPARREELKAALQYWILGSTPPPPDELRVEVLREVDLGNALDREVVLHFGPRGTARLWLELLIPEGKGPFPVFLTQNDHRGWALIAVRRGYLACLYAGCDSRDDTDTFLPEYPDEDWSRLTRRAWAASRCLDYLETVPEADTARIAITGHSRNGKQALIAAALDERIDLVISSSSGAGGAATARYVSEQHFGEGIELITRRFPEWYHPRWRFFVGREHKLPVDLHDLVALIAPRPCLLSVALNDAVESVWGIQQTYLAVKPVYEMLGAPDRLRILWREGSHETTGWLIERYLDWCDHHFGRARYEFPEEFLYPASWQEWLQLSRASVDLEKFPRREFGNVLEGKDGHPVPSWSQWVERKQTIRQAVSMILGEEPACVPSAGGLYGLEPDYVASLLRRSSPSSTPGLTTWLLSASDLQDPAGLLNELRAGKTAVARRIWKATTSGWRKQVQRLGMEGGASLPNLLVEQLNRVLISDSLYALVEGGRSVLSRGIAGPPPAPGDLAARVRANRIVLEEAFPQHIYRALVKRQIVFGEYLNGDLVYPAAAEAFGRRIPVIVWLHPLSPASGYVAGYMRGEQPFRRLARAGFAVFCYDQIGCGRRIREATGFYERHPRWSLLGKMVRDAGAALSVLGRFDVADTNRVWVLGYGTGSLIALHLAAFDDRPCGWVLVCPPAPYRLDTDARETGGIARWSHRTLLLPQLGFFVGQEERVPYDLHELLACMAPRPVLVVNPQLDREAPPDALRRAVEAARPVFDLAEASDRLVLLTPEDYNNFASGMQELVVGWLREHAF, from the coding sequence ATGAGGAGGTACGTACTGGCGATTCGCATCCTGCTCCTGGCAGCGGCTCTTACGACTCTGCAGCGGGCACCGAGGGCAAGCGCCGGGGACCCGAACAAGGAACGGCGTGAGCAATTCCTGCAACAGCTATTGAGAATCTTACCGAGCTCGCCCTCCTGGGAAGATTGGCTTCGGAGCACAGGGGAGCTTCCCCCCGACTTCGACGCCCTGGAGTCTTGTGCGGACCTTCCCGATCCCCTCGTTCGGCGCGTGGGAGAGGGCGAGGTGAGGGTCAGCCGCGAGATGTGGCCGGCGCGCCGGGAAGAGCTCAAGGCCGCGCTTCAGTACTGGATTCTCGGTTCAACCCCGCCGCCACCCGATGAGCTCAGGGTCGAAGTCCTTCGAGAGGTGGATCTGGGTAACGCCCTCGACCGGGAGGTGGTGCTGCATTTCGGGCCGAGGGGGACCGCCCGCTTGTGGCTCGAACTCCTGATCCCCGAAGGGAAGGGGCCCTTTCCGGTATTCCTGACCCAGAACGATCACCGGGGCTGGGCATTGATTGCCGTACGCAGGGGCTACCTGGCCTGCCTCTACGCCGGATGCGACTCCCGCGACGACACGGACACTTTCCTGCCGGAGTACCCAGACGAAGACTGGTCCCGACTCACCCGCCGGGCCTGGGCAGCAAGCCGTTGCCTGGACTACCTGGAGACGGTTCCGGAGGCCGACACCGCTCGCATCGCCATCACCGGGCACTCCCGCAACGGCAAGCAGGCGCTAATCGCGGCTGCACTGGACGAACGGATTGACCTGGTCATCTCGAGCAGCTCGGGAGCAGGTGGAGCGGCCACTGCCCGCTACGTCTCCGAGCAACATTTCGGGGAGGGGATCGAACTGATCACCCGTCGATTCCCGGAGTGGTACCACCCGCGCTGGCGCTTCTTTGTAGGGCGGGAGCACAAGCTGCCGGTGGACCTGCACGATCTGGTGGCCCTGATTGCCCCGCGGCCCTGTCTGCTCAGCGTGGCCCTGAACGACGCCGTGGAGAGCGTGTGGGGGATCCAGCAGACCTACCTGGCGGTGAAGCCTGTGTACGAGATGCTCGGCGCTCCGGATCGGCTCCGTATCCTCTGGCGCGAAGGGAGCCACGAGACAACAGGCTGGCTGATCGAGCGCTACCTCGACTGGTGCGACCACCACTTCGGGCGCGCACGGTACGAGTTCCCGGAAGAATTCCTTTACCCAGCCAGCTGGCAGGAATGGCTCCAGCTGAGCAGGGCGAGCGTCGACCTCGAGAAGTTCCCGCGGCGAGAATTCGGCAATGTGCTTGAGGGGAAGGACGGCCATCCCGTCCCTTCCTGGTCTCAGTGGGTGGAGCGGAAGCAAACGATTCGGCAGGCGGTTTCGATGATCCTCGGCGAGGAGCCGGCGTGTGTCCCGAGCGCCGGCGGCCTCTACGGGCTGGAGCCTGATTACGTCGCTTCGCTGCTGCGCCGGTCTAGCCCCTCCAGCACCCCGGGCCTCACGACGTGGCTCCTGAGCGCCTCTGACCTGCAGGATCCCGCCGGCCTACTAAACGAACTCCGCGCGGGGAAGACCGCCGTCGCGCGGCGCATCTGGAAGGCTACGACCAGCGGCTGGAGGAAACAGGTCCAGAGGCTCGGGATGGAGGGAGGAGCCTCCCTGCCAAACCTGCTCGTGGAGCAACTGAACCGTGTTCTGATTTCGGACTCCCTTTACGCGCTGGTGGAGGGTGGCAGGTCGGTCCTGTCGCGCGGGATCGCCGGTCCCCCGCCTGCGCCCGGTGACCTTGCTGCGCGCGTACGGGCCAATCGCATCGTGCTGGAGGAGGCGTTCCCGCAGCACATCTACAGGGCCCTGGTCAAGCGCCAGATTGTTTTCGGTGAGTACCTCAACGGGGACTTGGTGTACCCCGCGGCGGCGGAAGCATTTGGCCGGCGAATTCCGGTGATTGTCTGGCTTCACCCCCTGTCGCCAGCATCCGGCTACGTAGCCGGCTACATGCGGGGTGAACAGCCTTTCCGCCGCCTGGCAAGGGCCGGCTTTGCCGTGTTCTGCTACGACCAGATCGGGTGCGGACGCCGGATTCGCGAGGCGACCGGCTTCTACGAGCGTCACCCTCGCTGGTCGCTCCTGGGGAAGATGGTGCGCGACGCCGGTGCCGCCCTGAGCGTCCTGGGAAGGTTCGATGTCGCCGATACGAATCGGGTCTGGGTCCTGGGATACGGCACGGGTTCTCTGATCGCGTTGCACCTGGCAGCCTTCGACGATCGGCCGTGCGGATGGGTCCTGGTCTGCCCCCCTGCACCCTATCGCCTGGACACCGACGCGCGGGAGACAGGGGGGATTGCCCGCTGGTCCCACCGCACCTTGCTCCTGCCCCAGCTGGGTTTCTTCGTCGGACAGGAGGAGCGTGTACCCTACGATCTGCACGAGCTCCTGGCGTGTATGGCTCCGCGCCCGGTGCTGGTGGTCAATCCGCAGCTCGACCGGGAGGCGCCCCCGGATGCTCTGCGGCGCGCTGTGGAGGCAGCCAGGCCGGTGTTTGATCTCGCCGAGGCCTCGGATCGGCTTGTGCTCCTGACGCCGGAAGACTACAACAACTTCGCGTCCGGGATGCAAGAGCTCGTGGTGGGCTGGCTCCGAGAACACGCGTTCTGA
- the gcvPA gene encoding aminomethyl-transferring glycine dehydrogenase subunit GcvPA produces MTYIPLTKDEREEMLRVIGVTSVEELFSHIPDKYRLSRALNLPPGMSELEVSNLLRSLAAKNATCDEYVCFMGAGAYDHFVPAAIDQLLLRSEFYTAYTPYQPEVSQGTLQSIYEYQTMICELTGMDVSNASMYDGASALAEGVLMAVAQTGRKRVLVGESLHPHYVEVVRTYCHGQGIEVTSVACPEGHLVPEEVARELARAEYGALVIQHPNFFGLLEPVAELVQAARQVGTLVVTSNDPISLGLLKPPGQYGADIATGEGQPLGIPLGFGGPYLGFFAVRKELVRRMPGRLIGMTVDTRGQRGFVMTLQTREQHIRREKATSNICTNQALMALAATIYLSLLGPQGLRKVAELCLYKAHYLADQIGALKGYSLVYPGPFFKEFVVRTPIPAQDVVYRALEEKIFAGVPLSRFWPERTHELLIAVTEKRTREEMDRFVQLLRKLH; encoded by the coding sequence ATGACCTACATCCCGCTCACGAAGGACGAACGCGAGGAGATGCTCCGCGTCATTGGTGTAACCAGCGTGGAGGAGCTCTTCTCGCACATACCGGATAAGTACCGGCTGTCCCGCGCTCTGAATCTCCCCCCCGGGATGTCGGAGCTTGAGGTCAGCAACCTGCTCCGGTCCCTGGCGGCCAAGAATGCCACCTGTGACGAGTACGTGTGTTTCATGGGGGCCGGTGCCTACGACCACTTCGTACCGGCGGCCATCGACCAGTTGCTCCTGCGCTCGGAGTTCTACACCGCCTACACCCCCTATCAGCCCGAAGTGAGCCAGGGTACCTTACAGTCCATCTACGAGTACCAGACGATGATCTGCGAGCTCACCGGGATGGACGTGTCCAACGCCTCGATGTACGACGGCGCCTCGGCCCTGGCCGAGGGTGTGCTGATGGCGGTGGCCCAGACCGGTCGGAAGCGGGTCCTGGTGGGCGAAAGCCTGCACCCCCACTACGTGGAGGTGGTGCGTACGTACTGTCACGGCCAGGGGATTGAGGTGACGTCGGTCGCCTGTCCGGAGGGACACCTGGTTCCCGAGGAGGTAGCAAGGGAGCTGGCACGAGCGGAGTACGGAGCCCTGGTCATCCAGCACCCCAATTTCTTTGGCCTGCTCGAGCCGGTTGCCGAGCTGGTGCAGGCGGCGCGCCAGGTTGGAACCCTTGTCGTCACGTCCAATGACCCGATCTCACTCGGCCTCCTCAAGCCGCCCGGCCAGTACGGCGCGGACATTGCTACCGGCGAGGGTCAGCCTCTGGGGATTCCGCTGGGCTTCGGGGGACCCTATCTCGGCTTCTTCGCGGTCAGGAAGGAGCTGGTGCGGCGGATGCCTGGCCGACTGATTGGCATGACCGTCGACACTCGGGGGCAGCGCGGGTTTGTGATGACCCTGCAGACGCGCGAGCAGCACATCCGCCGGGAGAAGGCCACCTCGAACATCTGCACCAATCAGGCCCTCATGGCTCTGGCCGCCACGATCTACCTCAGCCTTCTTGGTCCGCAAGGGCTGCGCAAGGTCGCGGAGCTGTGCCTTTACAAAGCCCACTACTTGGCCGACCAGATCGGCGCCCTCAAGGGTTATTCCCTCGTATACCCGGGGCCCTTCTTCAAAGAGTTTGTGGTCCGGACCCCAATTCCGGCTCAGGACGTGGTGTACCGGGCGCTCGAAGAGAAGATCTTTGCTGGCGTACCGCTCTCTCGTTTCTGGCCAGAGCGGACTCACGAGCTGCTGATCGCCGTCACCGAGAAGCGGACGCGGGAGGAAATGGACCGCTTCGTCCAGCTCCTGAGGAAACTCCACTGA